The sequence below is a genomic window from Thioclava nitratireducens.
GGCTGACGGCTCCGCCGCAGGCTCGTGAGATCAATTCGAAAGGCGCGAGGGATTTTCCTCGCGCTTTTTGTTTGGGCAATTCGCGACCTCGTGAGGTCGTTTTCGGCGGCAAAGCGGCGGTTTTGGCGATTGGGGCTTGTCAGTCGCGCGGGGCCTCAGGTAATCGGAAGAAGTCGGATACGGGAGAATCCGGGGGTAACCTCGGTGCCGAAGGAGCAACCGCCCCGGTAAACTCTCAGGCAAAAGGACCGTGCCCGACGAAGGACTCTGGAGAGTGATGCTGCGTGCAATCGCGGCATCCGCCGAAGGGATAACGATCTCAGGCGTCTGCATCGCAGGCACGGACAGAGGGGGCATCGGGCGAGCCGGAGGGCTCATGAATCGATGCCGGATCATCCGGCTGAAGGGGAGGCCGCGATGAGCGAGTTGAAACGCACACCGCTATACGATCTGCATGTTGAGCTGGGCGCCAAGATGGTGCCTTTCGCGGGCTACGAGATGCCTGTGCAATACCCGCTGGGCGTGATGAAGGAACACCTGCACACCCGCGCCAAGGCCGGGCTGTTCGATGTCAGCCACATGGGGCAGGTGATCGTGCCGGGCGAAGGCGCTGCCGAGGCGTTCGAGGCGCTGGTGCCGGTCAGCCTGATGGGCCTGAAAGAGGGTCGCCAGCGCTATGCGATGTTCACCGATGAGAATGGCGGCATTCTCGATGACCTGATGGTGGCGAACCGAGGCGATCATCTCTTCGTCGTGGTGAACGCGGCCTGCAAGGAAGACGACATCGCGCATATGCGGGCGCATCTGGAATCGGTCGAGGAACTCGCCGACCGCGCGCTACTGGCGCTGCAAGGGCCTGCCGCCGAAGGCGTTCTTGAGGCTCTGGTGCCCGGCACCGCCAAGATGCGCTTCATGGACGTGGGCGTCTATCACTGGAACGGGACGGAGCTTTGGATCTCGCGCTCGGGCTATACCGGTGAAGACGGCTACGAGATTTCCGTGCCCGCGGACCGCGCGGTGGAATTTGCCCGCAAACTGCTCGCCGATGAGGCGGTCGAGCCGATCGGCCTGGGCGCGCGCGACAGCCTGCGACTGGAAGCTGGGCTTTGCCTCTACGGCCATGACATCGACACCACGACGACTCCGGTCGAGGGCAACATCGCCTGGGCGATCCAGAAGGTGCGACGCAAGGGTGGGGAGCGCGAAGGCGGCTTCCCTGGCGCGGATCGCATCCTGAGCGAACTGGAAAACGGCCCGAGCCGCCTCCGTATGGGGCTTCGCCCCGAGGGTCGCGCGCCGATGCGCGAAGGCGTGGAAATCTTCGCCGGACCCGAGGGCGGTCAGCCTATCGGGCGTGTGACCTCGGGCGGTTTCGGCCCCTCGATCGAGGCACCGATGGCGATGGCCTATCTGCCCGCAGACACGAAGGAAGGCGCCACCGTCTATGGCGAGGTGCGCGGCAAGCGTCTGCCCGCCAGGGTCGTGGCGATGCCTTTCCGCCCTGCAACCTACAAACGCTGAACAACCAACCGGGAGACATTCCATGAAATTCACCGAAGACCACGAGTGGCTCAAGACCGAAGGCGACGTCGTGATCGTGGGCATCACCGAGCACGCCTCCGAGCAGCTGGGCGATGTCGTATTCGTCGACCTGCCCGATGTGGGCGACACGGTCGAGAAGGGCGACGAGATCTGCGTGATCGAGTCGGTCAAGGCCGCCTCCGACATCCTCGCGCCGCTCGACGGCGAGATCGTCGCGATCAACGAGGATCTGGCCGAAAACCCGGCGCTCGTGAACGAAGACCCGCTGGGCAAGGCGTGGTTCTTCAAGATGAAACTCACCGACGCCTCCGCGCTCGACGGCTTTATGGACGAGGCCGCTTACAAAGACTTCATCGGGTAATATCCATGACCTTCACCCCCACGACTTACGACAGTTACGATTTCGCCAATCGCCGCCATATCGGCCCCTCACCGGCCGAGATGGAGGAGATGCTCAAGGCCGTGGGGGCGCCGGACCTCGACGCGCTGATCGCCGAGACGGTGCCGAAAAGCATCCGTCAGGCCGAGCCGCTGGGCTGGGCGCCGCTGACCGAGTACGGGCTGCTGCAGAAGATGGAAGGCGTCGCGAAGAAGAACCGCGTGATGACCAGCCTGATCGGGCAGGGCTATTATGGCACCGTCACGCCGCCCGCGATCCAGCGCAACATTCTGGAAAACCCGGCTTGGTACACGGCCTATACGCCCTATCAGCCCGAGATCGCGCAGGGGCGTCTCGAGGCGCTTCTGAACTTCCAGACGATGGTGTCGGACCTGACCGGGCTGCCGGTCGCCAATGCTTCGTTGCTCGATGAGGCGACGGCGGCGGCGGAAGCCATGGCGATGGCGCAGCGCGTGTCGAAATCGAAGGCCACTGCCTTCTTCGTCGATGAGAATTGCCACCCGCAGACCATCGGCGTGATCCGGACCCGCGCGGAGCCGCTGGGGATCGAGGTGATCGTGGGCGCGCCCGAAACGCTCGAAGCGGAGAAGGTCTTCGGCGCGATCTTCCAATATCCGGGCACCTATGGCCATGTCCGCGACTTCACCGCCGAATGCGAGGCGCTTCATGCCGCGAAGGCCGTCGCCGTGGTCGCGACCGATCTGCTCGCGCTGTGCCTGCTGAAAGAGCCGGGCGCGATGGGCGCCGATATAGCCGTAGGCTCCGCGCAGCGCTTCGGTGTGCCGATGGGCTATGGCGGCCCGCATGCGGCCTTCATGTCCTCCACCGACGCGATGAAACGCGCGATGCCCGGGCGGATCGTCGGCGTCTCCATCGACAGCCGAGGCAACCGCGCCTACCGCCTGAGCCTTCAGACCCGCGAGCAGCATATCCGCCGCGAGAAGGCGACCTCGAATGTCTGCACCGCGCAGGCGCTCCTCGCCGTGATGGCGAGCTTCTACGCCGTGTTCCACGGTCCCGTCGGTCTGCGCGCGATCTCCGAACGTGTGCACCTGCTGACGGTGCAACTGGCCGAGGCGCTGAAAGCCGCAGGCGCTGTGGTAGAGCCCTCGAATTTCTTCGACACGATCACCGTCGAGGTGGGCGTGGGCCAGCAGGGCATCCTCGCGGCCGCCCGCCATCGCGGGATCAACCTGCGCAAGGTGGGCCGCGATCGGGTCGGTATCTCGCTCGACGAGACCAGCGATCCGGGCGTCGTCGCCAAGGTGCTCGACGCCTTCGGGATCACCGACCCCGCGCCGAAGGCGACGCAGCCGGCGGTACCCGATGCGCTGCTGCGCGAGAGCGACTACCTCACCCATCCGGTCTTCCACATGAACCGCGCCGAATCCGAGATGATGCGCTACATGCGCAGGCTCTCGGATCGCGACCTCGCGCTCGACCGCGCAATGATCCCGCTGGGCTCGTGCACGATGAAGCTGAATGCAGCGGCAGAGATGATGCCGCTCACATGGCCGGAATTCGGCACGTTGCATCCGTTCGTGCCGCTCGATCAGGCGCAGGGCTATGCGGAGATGATCGACGATCTGACCGCGAAACTGTGCGAGATCACCGGCTATGATGCCTTCTCGATGCAGCCCAATTCGGGCGCACAGGGCGAATATGCAGGGCTTCTCACCATCGCCGCCTATCACCGCGCCAATGGCGACGATCAGCGCGATGTCTGCCTGATCCCGATGTCGGCGCATGGTACGAACCCGGCCTCGGCGCATATGGCGGGGATGAAGGTCGTCGTCGTGAAATCGGCGCCCAACGGCGACGTCGATCTCGAAGACTTCGAAGCGAAGGCTGCAGAGGCGGGCGACAAGCTCGCGGCCTGCATGATCACCTATCCCTCGACCCATGGCGTGTTCGAGGAGACGGTAAAGCGCATCTGCGACATCACGCACGAATATGGCGGTCAGGTCTATCTCGATGGCGCGAACCTCAACGCGCTGGTGGGGCTGGTGAAACCGGGCGAGATCGGCTCCGATGTGAGCCACCTCAACCTGCACAAGACCTTCGCGATCCCGCATGGCGGTGGTGGCCCGGGCATGGGGCCGATCGGGGTGAAATCGCACCTCGCACCCTACCTGCCCGGCCACCCCGAGACCGGCGGCGAAGAGGGACCGGTGAGTGCCGCGCCCTATGGCTCCGCCTCGATCCTGCTGATCTCCTGGGCCTATATCCTGATGATGGGCGGGCCGGGCCTGACGCAGGCGACCCGCGTGGCGATCCTCGCTGCCAATTACATCGCTGCGAAGCTGAAAGAGGGTTACCCGATCCTCTTCATGGGCAATCGCGGACGTGTCGCGCATGAATGCATCATCGACACGCGGCCCTTCGCGGAAGTGGGCGTGACGGTGGACGACATCGCCAAGCGCCTGATGGATAACGGCTTCCACGCCCCCACGATGAGCTGGCCGGTCGCTGGCACGCTGATGGTGGAGCCTACCGAATCCGAGACCAAGGCCGAGATCGACCGCTTCATCACCGCGATGCTCTCGATCCGTGACGAGATCCGCGACATCGAGGCGGGCGAGATCACCCCCGAGGACAGTCCGCTGCGCCACGCGCCGCACACGGTCGAAGACCTCGTGGCCGATTGGGACCGGAAATACACCCGCGAGCAGGGGTGCTTCCCGGCAGGCGCCTTCCGCGTCGACAAATACTGGCCGCCCGTGGGCCGGGTCGACAACGTCTTCGGCGACCGCAACCTGATCTGCACCTGCCCGCCGGTCGAGAGCTACGCCGACGCGGCAGAGTAACCGCCAGCCAAAATGACGAAAGGCCGGAGCACCGCGCTCCGGCCTTTCTCTTCTTCTCGATAAAAATATCCAGACGCGCCGGTTACTTCACAGGGTTGCGGTAGATCACGCGGCGCAGCGAGCCGGTCTTCGACCGCATCAGCATCGTCTCGGATTCGATATAGGTCGGCTCGCGCTTCACGCCCTTCACGATGGACCCGTCGGTCACGCCGGTCGCGGCGAAGATCACGTCCGAGCGCACCATGTCGTCGCGCGCATAGACCTTGTCGAGGTCGGTGATGCCCGCCTTCTTCGCGCGGCCCCGCTCGTCGTCGTTGCGGAACAACAGCTTGCCCCACATCTGGCCGCCCATGCATTTCAGCGCCGAGGCTGCCAACACGCCCTCGGGCGCGCCGCCCGAACCCATATACATGTCGATGCCAGTGAAATCGGGCTCGGCGCAGTGAATGACACCCGCCACGTCGCCATCGGTGATGAGGCGGATCTTCGCGCCGGTCTCGCGAACCTCGGCGATCATGTCTTCATGGCGCGGACGGTCGAGGATGCAGACCGCAATGTCCTTGGTTTCGACGCCTTGCGCCTTGGCCAGTGCTTGAACGCGCTCGGTCGGGGTCATATCGAGCGAGACCACGTCCTTCTCGTAGCCCGGGCCGATCGCGAGCTTGTCCATGTAGACGTCGGGCGCGTGCAGCATCGTGCCGCGCGGCGCCATCGCGATCACGGTGAGCGCGTTGGGCATGTCCTTCGCAGTCAGCGTCGTGCCTTCCAGCGGGTCGAGCGCGATATCCACCTCGGGGCCGACGCCCTGGCCGACTTCCTCCCCGATATAGAGCATCGGCGCCTCGTCGCGCTCGCCTTCCCCGATGACCACGGTGCCCCGGATTTCCAGCTTGTTGAGCTGATCGCGCATCGCGTTCACCGCGGCCTGATCGGCGGCCTTCTCGTCGCCGCGACCGATCAGGTCGGCTGATGCATGAGCCGCCGCTTCCGACACGCGGGCGAGGCCCAGCGAAAGCATGCGGTCGTTGAAATCAATCGGAGGGGTCATTTAGGTCTTCCTGTCTGCCTGGGCGTTACGGGCTGCGGACAGGTAAAGCCTGTGGGAGACCGAAGGGCAACCCCGGGAGCGCTAACATGCGGGGCGAGCCCCTGTCGCGGCGAAAAATGGCGCGCAAGCCGGGGTCTTATGCCGTTTGCGGTGTGAAAAGATACGGCGATGTAACCGGCGTGACAGGATAGGGCGCGCCTTATGGTGCCGCCCGGCGTCAGATCAGCAGGAATGCGGTGCGCGGCGGAATGGCTCTCGCCGCGCGATGCTCAGACTTCTTCGATGCGGATTGCGACCGGCTCGCCCTCGACGACGCGGGTCGCGGGCAGCGCGTTGATCGCCGCGTCGATCGCGTCGCGCGTCGTCTTGTGGGTGACAATCAGCACCGGAGCCGAGGTGTCAGCATGGCCGTATTGGCGCATCCGGCTGATCGAGACGCCCGCCTCGCCCAGAACGGTCGCGACTTTCGCCAGCGCGCCGGGTTTGTCCGACAGCTGCAGGCGCAGGTAATAGGGTGCCGCAATCGCGGTCACGGCGGGGGTGGGGGCCTCGAGCTTGTCGGCGGGCTGGCCGAAGACCGGCAGCCGCAACCCGCGCGCGAGGTCCATCACGTCGGCCATAACGGCGCTCGCGGTGGGGCCTTCGCCCGCGCCTGCGCCACGCAGCACGATCTGACCGACCGAGTCGCCTTCCAGCACGGTCATGTTGGTGCCGCCGGTCAGCTGTCCTAGTGGCGAGGTGGCGGGCACGAGGCACGGCGTCATGCGCTGCTCCAGCCCGCGGCCGGTCATCTGCGCGACGCCCAGCAGCTTGATCTTGTAGCCCATATCGCCCGCGCGGCGGATATCGTCGATCGAGATGCGCCCGATCCCTTCCAGCGTCACGTCGTCGAAGGCGACCTGCGTGCCAAAGGCGATGGCGGCGAGGATGGCAAGCTTGTGGCCCGCGTCGATGCCGCCCACATCGAGGTTCGGATCGGCCTCGAGATAGCCAAGCGCGCGCGCCTCCTCGAACACCGTGTCATAAGGCAGGCCAGCATCTTCCATCCGTGTCAGGATGTAGTTGCAGGTGCCGTTCATCACGCCCATCACGCGGCGGATGCCGTTGCCCGCAAGCCCTTCGGTCAGCGTCTTGATGACCGGGATGCCGCCTGCGACGGCGGCCTCGTAGCGGATCGTGCGGCCGAGGCTTTCGGCGAGTTCCGCCAGCGCCTGACCGTGATGCGCGAGCAGCGCCTTGTTCGCGGTGACCACGTCCTTGCCCGCTTTCAGCGCGGCTTCGGTGGCGTCCTTCGCGGGGCCTTCATGGCCGCCCATCAGTTCGACAAAGACGTCAATATCGTCGCGCTGCGCGAGCGTCACCGCATCGTCTTCCCATGCATAGCTCGACAGGTCCGCATCGCGGTTCTTGGTGCGGTCGCGCGCCGAGACGGCGGTGATTTCGATCAGGCGGCCCGCGCGGGCTTCCAGCAGATCGGCATGGCGCTGCACGATCTTCACCACACCGATGCCCACGGTGCCGAGACCCGCGATGCCAAGACGCAAGGGTGCGGTATCGGAGACGGCGGACATAGGGACCTCATGAGCGAAACTTGGTGGTTTGCGCCCTGTTAGCGGGAAAGCGCAGGCAGGGCAACGCGGCGTGCGGCTTCAACCGCGCCGTGGCGAGATTTTATTGGTTGCGCATCGTGTCTGCGCGGGCGCGCAACGCATCGGCGCGCGCCTCCAGCTCGGGGGCCGGATCGGGGGTGAGAGGTTGATCGGTCAGGATCTCGTCCATCGGCAGCAGCGCCGGATAGCCCTCCGTCGACCGCTTCGAACAGGCGGTCAGCGAGGCCAGCAGGGCAAACAGGGCAATCAGGGCAGGGGCGCGCATGGTCTCTCCTCTCGGGACGCTGCCAAACTATTGCGCGCGCGGCCCCAGTGCCAGTGCCGATTGGGTCGCAAATCGGGTTTGATATTGAACGCTTGTTCAGTTAGCGTCGGTATCATGGCACGCAAGACAGGCTCCCATTCAGAGATTACCGGCCCGAAGATCCGCGCCGAGGCGCAAAGGCTCTTTGCGCGGTACGGCTTTGCCGCCGTTTCGATGCGCCAGATCGCGGGCGCGGTGGGGGTGCAGGCGGGGGCTCTCTACCTCTATACGTCCGACAAGGAAGCGCTGCTTTTCGATCTGCTCAAGACCCATATGGACGAGCTGATCGCCGCATGGCGCGCCGAGCCTGCCGGGGGCGACGCCCATGCGCGGCTGGAGCGTTTCGTGCGCTTCCACATCCGCTTCAACCTCGAGCGGGCCGAGGCTGTGTTCCTCAGCTACATGGAACTGCGCAACCTGAGCCCGGAGAATTTCGCGGTGATCGAGGGGCTGCGCAAGACCTACGAGACCGAGCTGGAAGAGATCCTGAAGGCGGGACAGGACGAAGGCGTTTTCCTGATCCCCGACACGAAACTCGCGACGATGGCGATCATCGCGATGCTGACCGGCGTGAATACATGGTTCCGCGAAGGCGGACGCCTGAGCCGCGCCATGGTCGCCGATATCTACTGGGATATGGTGCGCAAATCCGTGGGCGCCTGAGCCATGTGAAAGGGCGGCCGAAGCCGCCCTGTCTTTATGCGATCGATTGCCCGATTTGACTCAGCCGGGCGACAGCGGAGCCTTCGGAGGATCGAATTTCAGGCTGTGAATACCGCCGAAGCCTTCCCAACCGCCGTTGAAGAACAGATCGCCGCCAACGGTCCAATGTTTGCCCATCAGCCCGCCCGTGCCGAACCAGCCACGGCTGCCATAGCCCATGCCCAGCTCGGCCATCGCGTCGTCCTGACCGGCGACACCCGCGAACTTGATCTTGCCCTGCACGGGCCCCGGGCCCATGCCGAGATGCAGCGAAAGTTTCGCCCCGTGGATGTCGCCATCCGGATCGAGGTCGTAATTCATCGCGCCGAACACCCCTTCGAGGCCGCTCGCGCCTGGGCCGAAGGTCCAGTTCAGACCCACAAACCCCTTTGTATCATTCGCCACCGCGGCGCTTGCGAGGCAAGCAGTCACCGCGGCAATCGTCATCATGCGTTTCATGGCACACTCCACACTTGGTGTTAACGCTGGCTCCAGCCTCACGCGGAAAATCACAGCACGCAATGATTTGTGTCACTTTTGCGGGATTTCCTCTGCGCTGCGTCAGGCGCGCAACGCAGCCAGCGCCTCGGTCAGATCGAGTGCCCCGTCATAGATCGCGCGCCCCGAGATCGCGCCCGCGATCACGCCGGTGTCGCGCAGTGCGATCAGGTCGGGCAGGGAGGAGACCCCACCGCTCGCGATCACCGGGATCTCGACCGCGCGCGCCAGCGCCTCGGTCGCGGCGATGTTCGGTCCACCCATAGCGCCATCGCGCATGATGTCGGTGTAGATGATTGCGGCGACGCCCGCGTCCTCAAACGATTTCGCCAGATCGGTGACCATCACATCGGTCTCTTCCGCCCAGCCCTTGGTCGCCACCTTGCCGTTGCGCGCGTCGATTCCGACGGCCACCTGGCCGGGGAAGGCTTTCGCCGCCTCGCGCACCAGATCGGGGTTCTCGACTGCGACGGTGCCGAGGATCACCCGCGCAAGCCCTTTATCCAGCCAGCGCTCGATCGTCGCCATGTCGCGGATACCGCCGCCCAGCTGTGCGGGCACCTTGATGCGCGACAGGATCGCCTCGACGGCGGCGGCGTTCACCGGCTCGCCCGCGAAGGCGCCGTTGAGGTCCACCAGATGCACCCATTCGCAGCCCGCCGCCTCGAATTTGGCCGCCTGCGCCGCGGGGTCGTCGCCGAAGACCGTGGCCTTGTCCATCTCGCCATGCAGCAAGCGCACGCATTGGCCATCCTTGAGGTCGATCGCGGGGTAGAGGATCATCGGGGCTCTCCTGATTTGTCGCGTCGCCTCTTGCCACGGGTTCGCGGATTTTCCAAGCCTGACGCGGACGTCACGTCAGTCTTGCCGGGAATCGGTCTTGCATGGCCTGATGCGGCCAGCAGGCAAAAGGGAGGAGATTTGCCATGAAGACATTGATGATCGCCGCGGTGACTTTGGCATTGGGCGCAGGTGCGGCGCTGGCCGACCCGATCGAGGGCACCTGGAAGACGCAGCCCGATGACGGCGCCTATGCCTATGTGGACATCGCGCCCTGCGGTGCGAAATTCTGCGGGACCATCGTGCGCACCTTCAAGGGCGGCAGCGAGTACAAGTCGGAGAATCTCGGCAAGCAACTCGTGATCGGAATGGAGCCCCAGGGCGACAACAAGTACAAGGGCAAGGTCTGGCGTCCGTCGAACAACAAGATCTACCTCGGCAAGATTACCGTTCAGGGCAACGCGATGGCGCTGGCGGGTTGTGTGGCCGGCGGCCTCTTCTGCAAATCGCAGGACTGGCAGCGCGTGAAGTGACTTTTCTCCCCGGCCTTGCGCGGATGCGGCGGGCCGGGATTTCTCGCCGGAGTTACTCCGGGATCAGATCGGCATAGGCGAAGCCGTCGCGCATAACGGTTTCGCCCACCCGCACCGGGATCGGCGCGTCGAAGATCGGACCCGCGCTGACGGCGGTGTGAAACTCGCCATTCTCGCCGCAGGGATCGACGCCTTCGGGCAGATCGGCCAGCAGGCTTTCATCGAAACGCCGCCCCGCGAAGCTGGGGTCGAGCTTGCTCGGGTCCACCGTCACCAGATGCGTGACGAACCCCGCCGCGATCATCTCACGCGCCAGCTGGTCCGTAGGCCGCTGCCAGAGCGGAAACAGCGCCTCGACGCCGAGCGGCTTCAGCTTCTCGATCCGGTAATCGCGCACGTCTTCGAGGAAAAGATCGCCGAAGACCATCGTCTCGACGCCTAGCGCCTTCACCTGATCCATGGCAGAGGCCATCCGCGCCTCGTAATCCTCGTTCGAGCAGGGCCAGGGCAGCGGCACCTCGATCAGCGGCAGGCCCGTGGCCTTCGCCTGACGGCGCAGCAACTCATTGCGGGTGCCGTGCATCGCGACCCGGTCGAAAGCCTCGTTGGTCGTGGACAGCAGCGCCACGACATCCGCGTGGCCTTCGGTCCGGCAAGCATGCAGCGCCATCGCGCAATCCTTGCCCGACGACCACGACAGAACCGCCTTGGGGGCCATCAGGGCTTCCAGCCGAGGAAATTCGCAATCAGCCGCAACCCGGTCGCCTGCGACTTCTCGGGGTGGAATTGGGTGCCCACGATATTGTCACGGCCCACGATCGCGGTGATCTCCGCACCATATTCGGCATAGGCCAGACGGTGCTCAGGCTCGGCTACGTTGAAGTGGTAGCTATGCACGAAATAGGCGTGATCGCCGGTGTTGATGCCGCTCAGAACCGGGTGATTGTAGCCGACCACCAGATCGTTCCAGCCCATATGCGGGACTTTCATCGACGGATCGGAGGGTTCGATCTTCACCACTTCGCCGGGGATCCAGCCGAAGCCCTCGGTCTCGCGGAATTCCAACCCGCGCGTCGCGAGCATCTGCATGCCGATGCAGATCCCGAGGAAGGGGCGGCCCTTCACGGTCACCGCCTCCTCGATCGCCTGCGCCAGCCCCTCGAAGCGATAGAGCGCCGCGCTGCAGGACGGAAACGCCCCGTCGCCCGGCAGCACGATCCGGTCGGCGCGCGCGACGACGTCGGGCTCCGAGGTCACGACGATCGTGCCGTGACCCGTCTCGTTCGCCATGCGCTGAAACGCCTTCTCTGCCGAGTGAAGGTTGCCCGAATCGTAATCGACCAGTGCCGTGAGCATCAAAGCGCCCCTTTGGTCGAGGGCAGCACGCCGCCCATGCGCGGATCGGGCTCGACCGCCATGCGCAGGGCGCGGGCGACCGATTTGAACGCGGCTTCGGCGATGTGGTGGCTGTTGAAGCCATGCACGCGGTCGATATGCAGCGTGATCCCGCCATGGGTGGCGAGGGCTTGGAAGAATTCTCGCACCAGTTCGGTGTCGAACGTGCCGATCTTCGGGGAGGGCATGTTGCAATTCCACACGAAGAACGGCCGCGCGGACAGATCCAGCGCGCAGGAGACCTGCGTGTCGTCCATCGCCAGTGCGAAATGGCCGTAGCGGCGGATGCCGCGCTTGTCGCCAAGCGCCTGCACCAAGGCCTGACCCAGCGCGATCCCGGTATCCTCGACCGTGTGGTGATCGTCGATATGCAGGTCGCCCTTCGCCCGCACGGTCATGTCGATCAGCGAATGCCGTGCGAGCTGATCGAGCATGTGGTCGAAAAAGCCCACGCCCGTTTTGTTGTCATACTGACCGGTGCCATCGAGATCGATCTCGACGCTGATCTCGGTCTCGGCGGTGTTGCGGCTGATCGTGGCCTTGCGCATTGGGCGCCTCCTTGAAACTCATCGCCTTATAGGCCGGGGCAGGGGGCGCGCTCAAGCAGGCTGCTGTCGATTGCAGGATCGGTGCGGCGGAAAAACAAAAGCCTCCCCGAAGGGAGGCTTTTTTGTATTGGAGCGGGCGAGGCGATTCGAACGCCCGACCCTAACCTTGGCAAGGTTATGCTCTACCCCTGAGCTACGCCCGCATCCTTGGGTATTTGACCGAACTGGAGCGGGCGAGGCGATTCGAACGCCCGACCCTAACCTTGGCAAGGTTATGCTCTACCCCTGAGCTACGCCCGCGCCGGTTCGGTGGAGGCGGATTTAGGGGATAGCGGCGTAGGCTGCAAGAGGAAATTTTGCGCGAAGGGGAAAATTTCTGCCTGACGTTTCGGCAGGCGGCACCGAGGTGCGTTGGAAGCGCCTCGCGAGGTAAGAGGACCGCAAGCCGGCGGGCTCAGGATGCGCCAAGCGAGGGGGCTCTGCCCGCGCTGGCTGCGCCAGCCCCCCGGGATATTTGACCAAGCCGAAAACGAAAAATGCCCGACTTGATCCGCAGAAGGGCGGGCGAGCCGGGCACTTTCGTCTTGGGCGGTCATCGGCGTCCCCGCCTGTTCCGCGATTCTTTGTTAACGCAGCTGTCGTTAAGACTTCGTTGCGCGCCTTCGGCTTGGTGGAAATATCCCG
It includes:
- the glpX gene encoding class II fructose-bisphosphatase — encoded protein: MTPPIDFNDRMLSLGLARVSEAAAHASADLIGRGDEKAADQAAVNAMRDQLNKLEIRGTVVIGEGERDEAPMLYIGEEVGQGVGPEVDIALDPLEGTTLTAKDMPNALTVIAMAPRGTMLHAPDVYMDKLAIGPGYEKDVVSLDMTPTERVQALAKAQGVETKDIAVCILDRPRHEDMIAEVRETGAKIRLITDGDVAGVIHCAEPDFTGIDMYMGSGGAPEGVLAASALKCMGGQMWGKLLFRNDDERGRAKKAGITDLDKVYARDDMVRSDVIFAATGVTDGSIVKGVKREPTYIESETMLMRSKTGSLRRVIYRNPVK
- the gcvP gene encoding aminomethyl-transferring glycine dehydrogenase, giving the protein MTFTPTTYDSYDFANRRHIGPSPAEMEEMLKAVGAPDLDALIAETVPKSIRQAEPLGWAPLTEYGLLQKMEGVAKKNRVMTSLIGQGYYGTVTPPAIQRNILENPAWYTAYTPYQPEIAQGRLEALLNFQTMVSDLTGLPVANASLLDEATAAAEAMAMAQRVSKSKATAFFVDENCHPQTIGVIRTRAEPLGIEVIVGAPETLEAEKVFGAIFQYPGTYGHVRDFTAECEALHAAKAVAVVATDLLALCLLKEPGAMGADIAVGSAQRFGVPMGYGGPHAAFMSSTDAMKRAMPGRIVGVSIDSRGNRAYRLSLQTREQHIRREKATSNVCTAQALLAVMASFYAVFHGPVGLRAISERVHLLTVQLAEALKAAGAVVEPSNFFDTITVEVGVGQQGILAAARHRGINLRKVGRDRVGISLDETSDPGVVAKVLDAFGITDPAPKATQPAVPDALLRESDYLTHPVFHMNRAESEMMRYMRRLSDRDLALDRAMIPLGSCTMKLNAAAEMMPLTWPEFGTLHPFVPLDQAQGYAEMIDDLTAKLCEITGYDAFSMQPNSGAQGEYAGLLTIAAYHRANGDDQRDVCLIPMSAHGTNPASAHMAGMKVVVVKSAPNGDVDLEDFEAKAAEAGDKLAACMITYPSTHGVFEETVKRICDITHEYGGQVYLDGANLNALVGLVKPGEIGSDVSHLNLHKTFAIPHGGGGPGMGPIGVKSHLAPYLPGHPETGGEEGPVSAAPYGSASILLISWAYILMMGGPGLTQATRVAILAANYIAAKLKEGYPILFMGNRGRVAHECIIDTRPFAEVGVTVDDIAKRLMDNGFHAPTMSWPVAGTLMVEPTESETKAEIDRFITAMLSIRDEIRDIEAGEITPEDSPLRHAPHTVEDLVADWDRKYTREQGCFPAGAFRVDKYWPPVGRVDNVFGDRNLICTCPPVESYADAAE
- the hisA gene encoding 1-(5-phosphoribosyl)-5-[(5-phosphoribosylamino)methylideneamino]imidazole-4-carboxamide isomerase; the protein is MILYPAIDLKDGQCVRLLHGEMDKATVFGDDPAAQAAKFEAAGCEWVHLVDLNGAFAGEPVNAAAVEAILSRIKVPAQLGGGIRDMATIERWLDKGLARVILGTVAVENPDLVREAAKAFPGQVAVGIDARNGKVATKGWAEETDVMVTDLAKSFEDAGVAAIIYTDIMRDGAMGGPNIAATEALARAVEIPVIASGGVSSLPDLIALRDTGVIAGAISGRAIYDGALDLTEALAALRA
- the gcvH gene encoding glycine cleavage system protein GcvH, yielding MKFTEDHEWLKTEGDVVIVGITEHASEQLGDVVFVDLPDVGDTVEKGDEICVIESVKAASDILAPLDGEIVAINEDLAENPALVNEDPLGKAWFFKMKLTDASALDGFMDEAAYKDFIG
- the gcvT gene encoding glycine cleavage system aminomethyltransferase GcvT, which gives rise to MSELKRTPLYDLHVELGAKMVPFAGYEMPVQYPLGVMKEHLHTRAKAGLFDVSHMGQVIVPGEGAAEAFEALVPVSLMGLKEGRQRYAMFTDENGGILDDLMVANRGDHLFVVVNAACKEDDIAHMRAHLESVEELADRALLALQGPAAEGVLEALVPGTAKMRFMDVGVYHWNGTELWISRSGYTGEDGYEISVPADRAVEFARKLLADEAVEPIGLGARDSLRLEAGLCLYGHDIDTTTTPVEGNIAWAIQKVRRKGGEREGGFPGADRILSELENGPSRLRMGLRPEGRAPMREGVEIFAGPEGGQPIGRVTSGGFGPSIEAPMAMAYLPADTKEGATVYGEVRGKRLPARVVAMPFRPATYKR
- a CDS encoding homoserine dehydrogenase, which produces MSAVSDTAPLRLGIAGLGTVGIGVVKIVQRHADLLEARAGRLIEITAVSARDRTKNRDADLSSYAWEDDAVTLAQRDDIDVFVELMGGHEGPAKDATEAALKAGKDVVTANKALLAHHGQALAELAESLGRTIRYEAAVAGGIPVIKTLTEGLAGNGIRRVMGVMNGTCNYILTRMEDAGLPYDTVFEEARALGYLEADPNLDVGGIDAGHKLAILAAIAFGTQVAFDDVTLEGIGRISIDDIRRAGDMGYKIKLLGVAQMTGRGLEQRMTPCLVPATSPLGQLTGGTNMTVLEGDSVGQIVLRGAGAGEGPTASAVMADVMDLARGLRLPVFGQPADKLEAPTPAVTAIAAPYYLRLQLSDKPGALAKVATVLGEAGVSISRMRQYGHADTSAPVLIVTHKTTRDAIDAAINALPATRVVEGEPVAIRIEEV
- a CDS encoding TetR/AcrR family transcriptional regulator, encoding MARKTGSHSEITGPKIRAEAQRLFARYGFAAVSMRQIAGAVGVQAGALYLYTSDKEALLFDLLKTHMDELIAAWRAEPAGGDAHARLERFVRFHIRFNLERAEAVFLSYMELRNLSPENFAVIEGLRKTYETELEEILKAGQDEGVFLIPDTKLATMAIIAMLTGVNTWFREGGRLSRAMVADIYWDMVRKSVGA